A stretch of the Nyctibius grandis isolate bNycGra1 chromosome 13, bNycGra1.pri, whole genome shotgun sequence genome encodes the following:
- the LOC137669773 gene encoding UAP56-interacting factor-like → MEAAGPQPGSGPAAGPQPGAEEIDMSLDDIIKRHRKEQTDASAAGDGRRQQVKNRNSAYGYGRPRFRAWMQRNLQGPNRFRRGFGQQQYNRRQFRNTVPGPRRRAAAALSGVSPLNRQASTQESNKNNDAFAKSSSSGQPEGRRRPPLGPKRFRAAAASTHAPGRSRPFLLNRGPAFQQKRMQQHFSKANFQRGQMDANGERKPPRMRRWQVKPSPGAVLTVSVANPHAGQTCMPGSKHPFLRSQRPPPRVAKPQPKGVLLRFNFRAMANQTSLTLDERFSGLRNKRRFTAARRASRTVTMP, encoded by the exons ATGGAAGCGGCAGGGCCGCAGCCGGGGtcgggccccgcggcggggccgcagCCGGGAGCCGAGGAGATTGACATGTCCCTGG ATGACATCATAAAACGCCACAGGAAAGAGCAAACAGATGCCAGCGCCGCGGGGGACGGGCGAAGGCAGCAGGTCAAGAACAGGAATTCGGCGTACGGGTATGGGCGGCCCCGTTTCCGTGCCTGGATGCAGAGGAATTTGCAAG GACCTAACCGTTTTAGAAGAGGATTTGGACAACAACAGTACAATCGGAGACAGTTCAGGAATACTGTGCCTGGTCCCAGgagaagagcagctgctgcattAAGTGGAGTGAGCCCTTTAAATCGCCAGGCATCGACTCAGGAG AGCAACAAGAACAACGATGCTTTcgccaaaagcagcagcagcggtCAGCCGGAGGGACGGCGACGGCCACCCCTAGGCCCCAAGAGattcagagcagctgctgccagcacccacgCCCCGGGGAGAAG cagGCCTTTCCTGCTGAACAGGGGACCAGCCTTCCAGCAGAAGCGGATGCAGCAGCACTTCTCCAAAGCCAACTTTCAGAGAGGA cAGATGGATGCTAATGGAGAAAGGAAACCACCAAGGATGAGAAG GTGGCAAGTGAAACCCAGCCCTGGAGCAGTTCTGACGGTTTCTGTGGCTAATCCCCATGCTGGCCAGACCTGCAT GCCCGGATCCAAGCACCCGTTCCTGCGGAGCCAGAGGCCCCCACCACGGGTGGCCAAGCCCCAGCCCAAGGGTGTGCTGCTGAGATTCAACTTCCGTGCGATGGCCAACCAG ACCAGCCTGACGCTGGATGAGAGGTTCTCTGGTCTGAGGAATAAGAGGCGCTTTACAGCAGCCAGGAGAGCCAGCCGGACGGTCACCATGCCGTAG